One stretch of Heliangelus exortis chromosome 24, bHelExo1.hap1, whole genome shotgun sequence DNA includes these proteins:
- the PAQR7 gene encoding membrane progestin receptor alpha, producing MATAVTEKLSRLFLNVRQIPHLLGPLSPSTVSSSEVPRIFWKPYIDTGYRPVQQTWCYYFSTLFQQHNEAINVWTHLVAALILLLRFQQLSQRVDFGQDQHAQPLLIIIVASITYLTFSTLAHLLQAKSEFWHYSFFFMDYVGVAVYQYGSALGHYYYTIEPSWHEKIKGFYMPAAVLLAWLSCAGSCYAKYRYHQSTHLLGRLCQELPSGLAYVLDISPVVHRISTAPPSAQADPALLYHKCQVFFFLIGAFFFSQPYPEKWFPGKCHFFGQSHQIFHVCLVLCTLAQIEAVVLDYESRRQIYSALQGDLAHNFSALCLFTVTCSVLTAVYMAQKVKNTLSFKEE from the coding sequence ATGGCCACGGCTGTCACCGAGAAGCTCTCCCGCCTCTTCCTGAACGTGCGGCAGATCCCTCACCTGCTGggccccctctccccttccactGTCAGCAGCTCAGAGGTGCCAAGGATTTTTTGGAAGCCCTACATCGACACAGGCTACCGACCCGTGCAGCAGACCTGGTGCTATTACTTCTCCACACTCTTCCAGCAGCACAACGAAGCCATCAACGTCTGGACCCACCTGGTGGCCGCGCTCATCCTGCTCCTGCgcttccagcagctctcccagcGGGTGGATTTCGGGCAGGACCAGCACGCCCAACCCCTCCTCATCATCATCGTGGCCTCCATCACCTACCTGACCTTCAGCACTCTTGCTCACCTCCTCCAGGCCAAGTCTGAGTTCTGGCACTACAGCTTCTTCTTCATGGACTACGTGGGGGTGGCTGTTTACCAGTACGGCAGCGCCCTGGGGCACTACTACTACACCATCGAGCCCAGCTGGCACGAGAAGATCAAGGGGTTTTACATGCCAGCAGCTGTCCTCTTAGCCTGGCTGTCCTGTGCTGGTTCCTGCTACGCCAAGTACCGGTACCACCAGTCCACTCACCTTCTGGGTCggctctgccaggagctgccctCAGGCCTGGCCTACGTGCTGGACATCAGCCCCGTGGTCCATCGAATCTCCACCGCGCCGCCCTCCGCGCAGGCCGACCCGGCCCTTCTCTACCACAAATgccaagtgttttttttcttgattggtgccttttttttctcacagccTTACCCTGAGAAGTGGTTCCCTGGGAAATGTCACTTTTTTGGGCAGAGCCATCAGATTTTCCATGTCTGCCTGGTGCTCTGCACGCTGGCACAGATCGAGGCGGTGGTGTTGGACTACGAGTCCCGGCGACAGATCTACTCTGCTCTTCAGGGTGATCTGGCACACAACTTCTCTGCCTTGTGCCTCTTCACCGTGACCTGCTCTGTC